The sequence below is a genomic window from Lolium perenne isolate Kyuss_39 chromosome 7, Kyuss_2.0, whole genome shotgun sequence.
atgccttgggcatccccttcttcatcgacaaattatcaggttcctcccttgaaactatatttttattcggtcacatcttatgtactttacttggagcgtctgtttgcttttgtttttgtttttgtttgaataaatgcttgtgtgggagagagacacgcttcgctggttcatatgaacacatgtgttcttagctttacttttaatgttcatggcgaaggttgaaactgcttcgttaattgttgtatggttggaaaccggAAATGCtaaatgtagtaattggtaaaatgtcttggataatgtgatacttggcaattgttatgctcatgtttaagctcttgcatcatataccttgcacctattaatgaagaaatacatagagcttgctaaaatttggtttgcataattggtctctctaaggtctagataatttctattaaagtgtttgaacaacaaggaagacggtgtagagtcttataatgtttacaatatgtcttttatgtgagttttgctgcatcggttcatccttgtgtttgtttcaaataaccttgctagcctaagccttgtatcgagagggaatacttctcatgcatccaaaatccttgagccaaccactatgccacttgtgtccaccatacctacctactacatggtatttctccgccattccaaagtaaattgcttgagtgctacctttaaacaattcaaaatttatcacctctgatttgtgtcaatattttatagctcatgaggaagtatgtggtgtttatctttcaatcttgttgggcaactttcaccaatggactagtggcttcatccgcttatccaataattttgcaaaaagagctggcaatgggattcccagtcccaaattaattacccttaatagacactcctccatggtatgtgattgttggacggcacccgaaggattcggttagccatggcttgagaaagcaacggtggggaggagtgtcatcataataaaactaaaataaaaaggcactccttcatggtatgatattgttggcaggcacccgaggattcggttagccatggtttgtgaaagaaaggttgtaagaagtgccacacaaaaataaaaataaaatgggagccgctctttgaaggtttgtctggcaagggggttagagtgcccactaccattcgttgacaacaacaaacacctctcaaaattttacttttatgctctctttcttgttttcaaaatcaaagctctagcacaaatatagcaatcgatgcttccctctgcgaagggcctttcttttacttttatgttgagtcagttcacctatctctctccatctcaagaagcaaacacttgtgtgaactgtgcattgattcctacatacttgcatattgcacttgttatattactctatgttgacaatatccataagatatacatgttataagttgaaagcaaccgctgaaacttaatcttcctttgtgttgcttcaatacctttactttgaattattgctttatgagttaactcttatgaaagacttattgatgcttgtcttgaaagtactattcatgaaaagtctttgctatatgattcaattgtttactcattgcattaccattgtcttgaatcgctgcattcatctcatatactttacaatagtatgatcaaggttatgatggcatgtcactccagaaattatctttgttatcgtttacctgctcgggacgagcagaaactaagcttggggatgctgatacatctccgacgtatcgataatttcttatgttccatgccacattattgacgatatctacatgttttatgcatactttatgtcatatttatgcattttccggaactaacctattgacgagatgccgaagtgccagttcctgttttctgctgtttttggtttcagaaatcctagtaagaaaatattctcggacttggacgaaatcaacgcccagcatcttagaatccccggaagcttccagaacacccgagagccgccagagaggggccacagggggcccacacatggggctggcgcggccaggctagggcccgcgcccccctgttgtgtggaggctccgtaccccctccgacgccgcctcttcgcctatttaagcctcctcgacctaaatcttcgatacgaaaaagccacggtatgagaaaccttccagagccgccgccatcgcgaagccaagatctgggggacaggactctctgttccggcacgccgccgggacggggaagtgcccccagaaggcttctccatcgacaccaccgccatcttcatcaacgctgctatctcccatgaggagggagtagttctccatcgaggctaagggctgtaccggtagctatgtggttaatctctctcctatgtacttcaatacaatgatctcatgagctgccttacatgattgagattcatatgagttttgtatcacaatttatctgtgtgctactctagtgatgttattaaagtagtttattcctcctgcacggtgcaatggtgacagtgtgtgcatcgtgtagtacttggcgtagtctatgattgtgatctcttgtagattatgaagttaactattgctatgatggtattgatgtgatctatgcctcctttcgtagcgtgaaggtgacagtgtgcatgctatgttagtacttggtttagttgtgttgatctgtcgtgcactctaaggttatttaaacatgaatatcgaatactgtggagcttgttaactccggcattgagggttcgtgtaatcctacacagttagtggtgttcatcatccaacaagagagtgtagagtctagcatctatctatttattctgttatgtgatcaatgttgagagtgtccactagtgaaagtatgatccctaggccttgttcctaaatactgctatcgctgcttgtttactgttttactgcatctgtacttcctgcaatatcaccaccatcaaccacatgccagtcctgggcagcaagcacttttctggcgccgttactactgctcatatttattcataccacctgtatttcactatctcttcgccgaactagtgcacctattaggtgtgttgggacacaagagacttcttgctttgtggttgcagggttgcatgagagggatatctttgacctcttcctccctgagatcgataaaccttgggtgatccacttaagggaaacttgctgctattttacaaacctctgctcttggaggcccaacactgtctacaagaatagaagcacccgtagacatcatcgaGCACCTTGTGGGCATATATGGAAAACTAGGTAAGCTCACCAAGAAGGGTAGGAGGTGATCGAATTCGGTAAACATGATGTAACCAAACAGCCGTGCCATTTGTTGAAACGCGATTTCTGGGCAAGCAAACGCCGAGGACTTTGCTTCACAACTAACACGGAGTAGAAatggtttgaaaccaaaaaagttGCACAACGAGGATTAGAGGTTGCCATTACCTGAGACAACATTCACAAAGCTAAGTTCCACGGATGCAACCATGCTAGCAACCAATCACACCCTTAGTATTTCTAGAAAAAGAGACACGTCACTTTCCTCCCAATACAATTGCGATGACTCGTGATATTCATCCACGCTAGCTGGGTCACTGATGGGCGTAGAGTGTATACATTTAGGTTGAGCTTCAAGTGCAGAGTTTGTAGATGTGGAAGACGTGTTTTCTGCacgagggtgactcgagggtaatatcgaactctcggggaactgtGTGTTAAGGGTTTATCTCCTTATCCTTCTGTTATGAGACCtgcaaaacaaagcaaaatatttTTTATCCTCAGCCTCACcaagtggttgtcaagcacaaggtgtgAGCAAAGATGTAAAAAGATAATAAATGCAAACAAGAAGTAAATATGCAATGATATGGATGGTAATGCAACGGTGCTAGAAAACGGTGTAGTGTGTGGAACtagtgggatagatctctctatcTGCACAGCTCCAGAAAACAACTTGATATGCAAATGATGGTAAATAAATATGCAAGGATGGTGGAAACGACAATAGATGATATTTTTTGGGTTTTATATTATGAATGCAAGAAACCTAGCCCGACTATTTGTCATCAATTTTATATTATGAATGCAAGAAACCTTTCTTGCCGGCAAAACTAGGGCTGGGTTGGCTTCAGGTCGAACCTAGCCCGACTATTTATCATCTACATTAGACTCAAGCCTGGCCCAGGTGGCCTAGCCCAATTCGTCACTCTGGACTTGACTAGGCCCAAGCCCAACCTGGTCCAACATTTGGGCTCATAAACCAGGTCCGAGCCCGGCCCAACCCACGACTTCTGGGTCGGGCCGCTCATGCCCAGCTGTACTCCCCTGAAAGTACATAAAACGAAGTAAAGAAAGAAGGACAAGAAAAAAAAGGTTGATAAACAGGTGCATGCATGCACGCGCGGCCCAGCACATCACAGCGGTGGTACAGTGTACGCTCTTCCCCCCTTGACCCTCCCCGCCCGAGAGATTCATTGAatccaagcaaatcttggtgacaAGTTGGGCAACTAGCGGATTCCTTGCCGCACCATCCACATAAGAACCACCACCACTCCTTCCCcaacccaccaccaccaccaccgttccTCCTACTCCTCCCCCAATCCCTTTTTTCCCTGTCATAGGGGTTCCTTCATCCACCCAATCCAGCTCGCAATCGCTCCTACACCCGCTCGATTTCGATTTCTTCGTCGGCATGCCTCCCTTCCATGATTACCGAGGTAAAGATCCCGAATTTATCGCGATTCTTGCGGTGTTTGCCGGAGATCTGGTTGATTTCTTGTTGGTTTTTTCCTGGTTTGGTGTGCTTATCTCGGTTTCTTCCTGTAGATGGCGGCGTTCTCGTCCaggagccggcggcggcggccctcttCGGCGGCGTGCGGCAGCGGAAGCGCGCGCGCGTGACGGCCATGCCCCcgtccttcttcgccgccgcaGCAGAGGAGGCGGCAGCCGCCAAGAAGCAGAAGCTGCGGGCTGCGCCGTCCCTGGACGCGCTGCCCGACGAGTGCCTCTTCGAGATCCTGCGCCGCGTGCAGGGCGCCCGCGCGCGGGGCGCCTCCTCCTGCGTCTCCCGCCGCTGGCTCGCAGTCCTCGGCGGCATCCGCGCCTCCGAGCTCAAAAAGCGCGCCCCGGCCGTGCCGGACCTCAACCAGGTCTTCGTctgcgaggacgacgacgacgagctcGACCCCACCTCCGCCCTCCCCGAGAGGAGCCTCGAGGGCGAGCGCGCCACGGACGTGGCCCTCACCGCCGCAGCCATCCGCGGCCACCTCGAAACCCTCACCATCCGCGGCAGCCACCCAGCGCGCGGCGTCACCGACAGCGGCCTCTCCGCGGCCGCCCGCGGCTGCCCGTCCCTCCGGTCCCTCGCCCTCTGGGACGTGCCCCTGATCACCGACGCGGGGCTCGCCGAGATCGCCGCGGGGTGCCCCGCGCTGGAGAAGCTCGACATCACGGCCTGCCCGCTGGTCACCGACAAGGGCCTCGCCGCCGTCGCTCAGGGGTGCCCGGACTTGAAGACCCTCACCATCGAGGCGTGCTCCGGGGTTGCCAACGAGGGCCTCAAGGCTGTCGGCCGGTGCTGCACCAAGCTGCAGGCGGTGACCATCAAGAACTGCCCGCATGTTGGTGACCAGGGCGTGTCTGGCCTCATCTGCTCCGCCACGGCCTCGCTCGCCAAGGTCCGCCTCCAGGGCCTGAACATCACTGATGCTTCGCTTGCGGTCATCGGGTACTACGGGAAGGCGATCACCGACCTCACCCTTGCTCGCCTCCCCACGGTTGGCGAGAGGGGTTTTTGGGTGATGGCGAACGCTCTCGGCCTGCAGAAGCTCCGGTGCATGAGCGTCACCTCCTGCCCGGGAGTCACCGAGCTTGCCCTTGTTTCCATCGCCAAGTTCTGCCCTAGCCTGAAGCAGCTGTACCTCAGGAAGTGCAGCCAGATCTCGGATGTGCTTCTCAAGGATTTCGCCGAGTCGGCAAAGGTCTTGGAGAGCCTGCAGGTTGAGGAATGCAACAAGATCACTCTCGTGGGCATCCTCGCTTTCCTCCTCAACTGCAGCCCAAAGTTCAAGGCTCTCTCTCTGGTCAAGTGTGTTGGCATCAAGGACATCTGCTCTGCTCCTGCGCAGCTTCCCGTTTGCAAGTCGCTCCGTTCCCTCACCATCAAGCACTGCCCGGGCTTCACAGACGCGAGCTTGGCCGTCGTTGGCATGATCTGCCCTCACTTGGAGAACCTCGACCTGAGCGGCCTTGGCGCCGTTACCGACAATGGCCTCCTTCCGCTGATCAGGAGTTCAGAGAGTGGGCTGGTCAATGTTGATCTGAATGGCTGCGAGAATCTCACGGATGCAGCGATCTCTGCCCTGGTGAAGGCACATGGCGGTTCGCTTGCACATCTGAGCCTGGAGAGCTGCAGCAAGATCACCGACGCAAGTCTCTTTGCCATTTCCGAGAGCTGCTCTGAGCTGGCCGAGCTTGATCTTTCAAACTGCATGGTCAGTGACTACGGCGTCGCGGTCTTGGCATCGGCTGCGGGGCTCAAGCTCCGCATCCTTTCACTGTCCGGCTGTCTCAAGGTCACACAGAAGAGTGTTCCTTTCCTGGGCAGCATGCCTGCTTCCTTGGAGGGCCTCAACCTCCAGTTCAActtcatcggcaaccacaacatcGCGTCACTGGAGAAGCAGCTCTGGTGGTGCGACATCCTCGCTTAGTTGCTGGGTCATCCATCTGCAGATGCAAATATATCGACCATAGGTAGTACCTTCAGTCAATCCTCGTAGCAGAGTCAGTTTGTCGTCGCCGGTTCGCGTTCGAGCCATGGTGGGCTTCCTTTTGTCTTAGGGCCGGTTGTTTTCCGTGGGACGCTTTAGCCGAGCGCTCGTTTTTTGCAGGCCTCCTCTCACCTGGGTGGGAGGATGGTCTGTTCCTTGAGCCTTCGGCTGCCATTAGCGTGGCACCCTTGTCCCTCCTATCCCAACCTATGCCCTTGTGATTACAGTCCATACACCATGCTTTTTTCCTCCTTAAGTCCTGTGTGGGAGCTCAAATATCGTCAGTCGTGTCTTATTTTCCAGTACTCCTGGTTCGGGTTGTGGACATCATCAGTACTTCTGGTTTCAATTTCGTTGCAAGTTCTTTGATGTCTAGGCGTTTGTGATCTCTCAGTGTGTGTTCCTGTCGTGGATGCTTAGCTCAAGTTCTTTGATGTCTAGGTGTTCGTGATCTCTCAGTTTGTGTTTGTTCCAGTTTGTGTTTGTTCCGGTTCCAGTATGTTGCAGTATGCAGCCCTCGTCTgtagtgtgcgtgtgtgtgtgtggtcGTGTGTGTTGTGTGTCGTCGGCAGTGGATGgttgcttttctgcagtatctgtAAGGGTTGCCTGATGTCCCTGGGGATCTGGCCTTGGCAAGGAGCAACACATAGCAGAGGCTCTTGCCATGACAACCTTGTGTGGTTGTTTTTCTTCTCCAGATCCCTGGTTTTTGCAGTCGCGTGTGTGTGGGTGCTGTAACCTTTGCAACCTTCATGGTATAAATAAATTTGTTTGTTTCCGTCCAAGTTGTAGCAGtgatgcgcatgttgagatggatatgtggccacacaagaaaggatcgggtacgaaacgacgatatacgggagagagttagggtagcaccgattgaaaagaagctggtccaacatcgtttcagatggtttggatatatccaacggaggcctccggaagTGCCAGTGAATAGCGGATGGATAAAGCGTGCTGAGAATGTTAAaaggggtcgtggtagaccaaactagttcgttaagagagacctgaaggtttggaatatcgatAAAGATTTAGCCATAGACAGGGATGCGTGAATTAGCTATtcacgttccggaaccatgatttggcttcgagatcttatgggtttcaactttaGTCTACCCAACTTGTTTGAGACTGAAAGGCTTGATTGTTGTTCGTttgttgtttgtttgtttccgtcCAAGTTGTGTGTTTCATATGATCACAATCTTGCTATCATCTTCTCAGAATGTTACATAGTCATGAGTCCATAAGATGCAGCTCCTGAAGGTCTAGTTAAATATACCGTGAGCCCTGTGAATGCTAGAGTTGCTGTTTGGTTCTAATGAGATCAACACTACCCTCCAGCCACACCGAGAAACTGGATTTGTTTGAGTTTTCGCTCCCAGATTTTGTTCAAGACTGATTGAAACAGGGCAAAACGAAAAATCTTGAACTCCCTGTGTACAAGCTGTATGAAAGGGGCCATGATCTTGCGAAATTCACCTGAAATCCCCTCGTTCCAAGCAGCACCGCCTCCGACGACTCCTCGAGCGCCAAATCGCAAGCAGTATCCGGTGGCCAATTCCGGTGGCGAGTGACGGCGACCGGCGGTGAGCAAAGCAGGTCCGTATGCAACCCCCCTCGACGTCGTCCCTTTCAGCTTTTCTCGTTGCCCGTCGCTGTTATTCGTCCCctgctccctccctccctcctgcTCCGGTTCATGCACCTGTCCGACGAGCGGTTCCTCTTGCGTCACCGGAGTGACGAAGCTCCCGGCGGTTCCGTTGAATACAAGTTCGACGCGTCCTGGGCTGGTTCAACTTttccgaggaggaggcggccaggTTCAGCTGAACCAACTTTGCTGGTGCTGGTCAGTCAGTCGGATTACGTATAGCGCGACATGACACGAAAGAGTCGCTGCACTATGATGGTCTTCTTCAGCAGTGATGAGCCGGTGGCTCGCCGCTTGTGTACGCAACGCAAGGTGCGTGGACAAGCCGTGGCCAATACAGGTTCTTATTTCTACTCCATTTCTGTTCCGAGGGTTCAGACACCATCCATGATGTTAAATAAATGCCTCTCTGCTCTAATCGCAATCGGTACGGGAACTGAAAGTTGATACACATAGCGTCAGTTTGGTTCCTCGCGAACTGGTTTCCGTATGTGTGGAGAAGAAACCGGCCCGTTTGCTTGGCATGCTCTCGCAGAGTCTTCCTGCACCGCACGAGTTTTAGAGCTGTCCAAATGTTGGCCTGTCATGCACACTCAATTTGGGCGTTCTCGCTTCCCCGCCGACTCCACGTGGTCACCGGCGTAATTCTAGCGATGGCGGCTCATCCGCCTCTCCGCCGACCCCTTCCTACACTGTCCCCGCCACCACCGCGTTAGTTCTGCCGCCGCCCATGGCTTGTGCCGTCGCGGCCGAACGCGCAGCCCGGCTTCGCGTCACATCCGTCGGCGCCACGCCAGTGCAGAAAGGAAAGACTGCCGCGCCGGGCGCCCGAGCGCTAGTGAAGAAGAGGAATAGCAAAGTGGTACCAAGTGATGTGTTTTCTTTATGTTTGAGTTACATTTGTGTTAAGCTTGTCCTTTGCATTTGAACTATGTTCATGTGTGTTGAACTATCTAGGTTGAGATTTGGGTCAATTGATGTTTTTATTTGGTTTTGTTTAATCATTGAGATGTTTATTCATATGGCACAACATGTCGCACTGGTGCACTGCGCTGTATTTTAGCGCGCCTGCTGAGGATATTGGCCCGTCAGTCACACTCAATTTAGGCGTTACCGCGCAAGCAACATGCTCTCTCCTCTGCATGCATTGGGAAGCGCGGGAGATGGAATGTTCTGCGTTAACTTTCCACTTCACTCTCGTCACCACACAAAACCACTCTCGCACCTCTTCTGCACCTCCACCCGCCATGGCCGAGGTTCCTCCACCCCCACATCCGCCGCGGAAGCCCCCCTCGCATTGTGCAATCAGTCCGCACAAGGTCATTGGGCAACGAACCAGATCGAAAGGCTGTGTAAAACAAGCGACTTTGATTTAGTGAAGGCTCTAAGAGATCCATCGTTGGTCAACTGGCGGGCACGCATGACAAGGGCTACGACAATTGCGAACTCATTGGAGGCGGGGACCTCGAGTGTGGCTGTGGGAAGGCGTCGGCGGTCGTTGGGCCTACCATTGCCGAGCTGGCGGCGATTTTTCCGCCAGCGGCGCTACCCCATCCCTGCCGCGGTGGCTTCTATCCAAAACTCCGGGAGTTTCATCGCACGATCCTGAGTCATCATCGGCGGTCCGCTCGCTTCCAATATATTAGGCCTACGGGTATGGGTGAGCCAAAATACTAGTAGTGTGTCTCACTCGGACGCCCTGCTACTAATCACCTTAGTAGTAGTGTGCCCTATTTTGAGGGCCCTACTACTAATCTCAGGATTTGCAGACGCTCAATATCATCTCAGTTtgtaaaaaagtaaaagaaaatgatagaaaattaaaaaatataATCCTTCGAAATGACCATGTGTTATGTCATTTAGTTTTAAGAAAAATTAATAAACATGAATTTTAATTTATTACGTAATATGATGCTATGTTTCGATAAAAAATGTCTTTTTGGTTGCATACAACCTCTGATCAAAAAGATTTTATATGAAAGTGTATCTATGGAAAATTTTACATCCGATTCAACCGCCTACGGCCGTTTAGTGACTTTTTAGAATCTGAAAAATCGAAAAGGAAAACAGTGTTTTCAGAGGATTTAGTTTTCTGCGCACAAAAATTTCAAATCCTAAAAATTCCAAAACAATAATTCCCTCTCTATCATTTCAAAATTTCCCCGACGCCTCACCCCTTCTCCACCTTCTcccctcctcctcttccactTCTCCACCTCCTCCTCTCCCACTTTTCCaccttctcctctcctcctctccttctcTTCCACTTAGGACCCTCATCCCTCGTTGTTGCTATGCCCCCCTTTGCTACGTCCAACTAGACACGAATGACTTGCACATGCTAGTTGTTCCACCGACATTCCAAGCTGACTTGAGGGAGTGGATCGAGATCCGCAGTGTGGCAATCTCCGCCTATCGCTGGTGCGACGAGTGGAGTGGCGGTCGCTTATCACGACGGGCAGGTGGTGCTCGGGACGAAACGGCCGGCGGTCGCATTCAAGTACTACTTGGAGCATGACGATGTTCAAGACCAAGGCATTCACCATGAAGATGAATGTCTACAAGTACAACAGCTCCAGCGCGCCCAAGACCTACGTTTTCCCTCACCACGGTAAGTCGACGACCTCCCTGTTTATGTGTCTATCTATCTATGTTTGTAGTTGTAGTAAGCGTGAGACAATAATGAACATGTGTGCCGATGTGGTTGATTTTGATCTAGGGTTATACCCTAGTAGCTCCATGGGCAACTTACTAAATTCAGTGTGTTCTATCTGTTATGTGTGATCATAGCTGTTAGGGGGTAACACCACCAACTttgatttgtaaccatcaattttCCCTCTAGCTACCAGATTCGTAACAGGTGCGGCCTATCAAACACTAGGCCACAACTGCACCGAAACACAATGTTAGGAACCAAACTAAGTGCGCAAACAGGCCCAACATTGATTCCCACTATAGCAGCTGGTAGGCCAAATCAGATAAACGGGAAAACCCGTGCAAGTAACCAAACATGCCCCTACTATTCGGGAAAGTAAAAAAAAAGGCTTTTGTCATTTAGAAAATAAAACATGGATGCAAAACGAGATATAACATGTGCATCTACAAAACATACACTCCCTCTTGTATTTTGAAATGctaaaaaaaaatggaaaaaaaatcCTGGATGTAAATCCGGGCATTCTATGTTCACACACAAAACTTTACCCAAAAAAGACATTTTGTGTTGCATGTGTTAAAAGAGAAAAACATGTCCCATGAAAAGCTATTTTCAGGCATTGAAAATTGTCATTTTTACATAGGCTATAGAAAACAACATTTTTTTGGTGAAACTTTCTGAGCGAACATAGTGTTCCAATATACACCCAGATTTTTTTGGGACTTTTTATGCATTTTAAAATATGCTTTTTGATCAATGGGCTGCTAGCAACTGAAAATTTTGGCCACTGGCCTTTTCGCACATCCAGGTATTTCACAAACTTGGAGCAGCATAGAGAAATATATAACAAGCACTAATCTCTTCATAGCAGTAGTACAAGGGCTTTCTGTGCTTTCTGCAAGTATAGCTAAAGGATGATATAGAAATCAAAGATGTCTCTCAATCAGCTAACCCTGGCGCCAAAAGAGTGAGGTATGCCCAGTTAAATGAGTACTAATTTCCAGCATCAGGTATAAATGGTCTttgttcagtcattctctttttaAGTTCACAGGTCACTCATGCTTTCCTGGTCTCCTGTATTCCACGAATCAACCACACATTCCTGGTTTCTCGGCAGCAGAATGACCAAACCTTCAAAAACTTGGATCATCTAACAGTCTCACAAGCATTTACAGGTTCGGCTTAACCACTTCAGCGAGCTTATTGCCTGCACACATACTCTAATGGAAGTCTATGTACCTGCTACATACAATGCGAGATATATACAGCATACCGCATCATCTGATCTACTAGGATTGACTCGGTCACTCAACTATGGTATACAGTACCTGCAGAAGCAGCCGGGATGCATGAACAGCATGGAACCTAGGTTCAAAAGCGCTGCCGGATGCACCAGAAGGCTCCAACAACTTGGCGCCTGAAATCCTATTGGCGAAGGTGTATCTGCGTTTGTGCCAGGCTAGCAAGTGGTTGTCCTCAGCAACACAGATTTTGCAGAAACCTCTATAGGCCTCCAGATTATACTCTCAAGTTTGCCGCATAAATTCTTGTAGAACTGCATGGTTATTAGCACAACATTAGCATGAAAGATTAGAAAGTGGGATAGAAGCACAAAAACAGTTCATTAAACCGCCCTTTTGTTTCTGCACAAACTGAAAGCATAAGACAGGTGCTCATGTACTTATCCATAAAACTGATGACTACCAAGTAGACAACTTCTGATAACATCAAATTTACAAGTGGAATACAGTTTGTTGTGGCTAATTTCTGTTTGGTGGGTACCATATATCAGGTTTACTGCTTCTTGCGATTAAAGAATTGTTTTTCTCCAACTAGGACAGCTATCTGGTGATACTTACTTTTTCCAGAATGCTATGTTCCAACCACAATAATACCCCAAAAAGTCAACTACGAATATGGTTTCAAATTTCAGTTTCTAAAAAGTTTCAGCCCCTACTGAAATCACTGAAATTCACTGAATTTCACTGATTTCGGTTTTCATTTCAGCCAAAAGAGTGAAATTTTCTATCAAAATTAattaaaatattaaaaaaattgaATATTTTTTAGATCCATATGTATTACTGAAATGACTGAAATATTTTGGCCAAAAGGTAATTATTTCGGTGTCCACTGAAATTCAGTGTATTACGTTGAAATCTCAGTGAAAATGAAATCCATGACTACGATACAGGATGTGATGCAAGAAGAACAGACCCTGTGGTATTCCAGAGTGTCACCAGCGACTTTTCGAACATCCACCATAAACAGAGAAGGAGCAACttcaaaaatctgaaaataatgcACTTCAAAGCATGAGAATAAATTTGAAACGTTGT
It includes:
- the LOC127313105 gene encoding EIN3-binding F-box protein 1, which encodes MPPFHDYRDGGVLVQEPAAAALFGGVRQRKRARVTAMPPSFFAAAAEEAAAAKKQKLRAAPSLDALPDECLFEILRRVQGARARGASSCVSRRWLAVLGGIRASELKKRAPAVPDLNQVFVCEDDDDELDPTSALPERSLEGERATDVALTAAAIRGHLETLTIRGSHPARGVTDSGLSAAARGCPSLRSLALWDVPLITDAGLAEIAAGCPALEKLDITACPLVTDKGLAAVAQGCPDLKTLTIEACSGVANEGLKAVGRCCTKLQAVTIKNCPHVGDQGVSGLICSATASLAKVRLQGLNITDASLAVIGYYGKAITDLTLARLPTVGERGFWVMANALGLQKLRCMSVTSCPGVTELALVSIAKFCPSLKQLYLRKCSQISDVLLKDFAESAKVLESLQVEECNKITLVGILAFLLNCSPKFKALSLVKCVGIKDICSAPAQLPVCKSLRSLTIKHCPGFTDASLAVVGMICPHLENLDLSGLGAVTDNGLLPLIRSSESGLVNVDLNGCENLTDAAISALVKAHGGSLAHLSLESCSKITDASLFAISESCSELAELDLSNCMVSDYGVAVLASAAGLKLRILSLSGCLKVTQKSVPFLGSMPASLEGLNLQFNFIGNHNIASLEKQLWWCDILA